Genomic DNA from Fusarium oxysporum Fo47 chromosome IX, complete sequence:
ATTGATGGCCACCTCTGACTCGTAGGTGATGGAGAGATCAAACAAGAGGTTTATGTTACAACTGACTAATCGCTTCCCTTCTTTCCTCACCAATACGATCGTGAGCCACGATGATATGTACAACCCTTCAATACCAGACATGACACTTTGCTCATAAGTCATCGATAAAAGTGTCTGCCTCAATGCGCCTAGCCCGCTCTATTAACTATTGACAGACGCGACGCTTCGCTACCACTCCGTGAGTCAGTTTGAAGCCCTCCCCCATCAGGCTCTTTCATGCGTAACGACTTGGAGGCTTTCTACCGTCACTGCCGCCACCCACTCTTTGCGTTCCGGTAGAAGAACTAAGTTCCAGGTTTCGTTATCGATAATAGACTGTGACGGGTTTCTTGGCTTAAAACGAAAGTTGCGTACAAATTGGGATACAGAAACGTATAGTTCTAGGTGCGAGAAACTAAATTTCGTTACTACTAGGACAATCGATATGGCACGGAATTTTGGGGCTTGACTTACTGGGCTCCTAAGCAGATATTTGCGCCTCTCGAAAATGGTATGTAAAAGCGATCACGAAGACTGTCTTGGGTCAAAGACTTTCCGTCCTGAGACAACCATCGATACGGATCATAAAGCTTGGGATTTGGATATGCCATCGTGTCGTGTAGATACCAGATAGGTGAGGATGTGAGCACCGTCTGCAACGGCTTCGGTTAGCAGATTGTCCTTGTATCTAGCCAGGATCACTTACCCCCTCTGGGATAAAGGTACCATGCAGCTCAATTCCTCCAGGGGGCACGATCCTAGGAAGCATCGCCGCCGCGGCACCGGCCCATCGAATGCCCTCTTTAACGCAGGCCTGCAGGCGGGGAATGTTCTCGAGCGTAGTCATGTCTGTTGCAAAGGAGACACTGGCCAGGTCTTGATACAAAGCATCTTGGTAAGAGGAGTTGTGTGCCAGAGCCCATATAATATGCGCAAGCGTAGCGGACGTCGTATCAGTTCCTGGACCAAGGTTCTCGCCTGCCTCGGACAAAGCAGTTCCGGCGGGTAGGCCAGCATTGCACAAGGTTTGTATGAGATTCGGAGAGCTGATGCTAGGCTTGCCAAATTCGGAGTCAGCCGAGAGAGCGGCTTGCCATGAATTCCGAGACCACTGGATACATTAATCCCATTAATCTTGACTGATGCTAGAAAATGGGAATATTGAACTTACGGTTTGGAAATCAGCAAGGCCTTGAGAGTATTTAGTTCTGAAACCCGTCAAGCTGTAGAGGCTCTGCTCGATTCTCTCCCAGAATTGACATAAGAGAGGGAAGTTTGTGAGCTAAACGAAGATAGGAAATATCAGTATCTGTAGGGAGATAACATCCCGTGGAAACAAACTCACAACAGGCATCCATGTAGCCTTCTCATCGTTCTTCTCAACCATAGCCAGCTGTTTCTCACCAGCCCAAAAGTCAACAGCCCCAAGAGTTGTACCAAAAGAGAAGTCAGCTATGTTGGAGATTAATAAAATGCCACAAATAAACGGAGTAGAAGAAGCCAATAAGTATCTTACACATTATGTCTGCTTCAAGAGCTCGTGATGCCACGCCTATATCTATGATAGGATTGCTATTTCGAATCTTGTCGATAAATCTCTCAACATGGTGTGAGATCAGTTTCTCCAGCTGTGGCACCTTACTTCGACTGAATAGCTGAGACATGATCCTCCTACGCTTCGCATGCTCTATTGGATCTCTGTTTCGCATCAGTCAAATGATCAAAGCCGTCTGGATAAGCGTGAGACTTGCGTTATGGAAAACAGAGCTGGATGGCCGCCTTGCACAAATTCGCCGTAGACTCTTGGGTCTTTCTTGAACTTGCTTCCAACTTTGTGCACCGTTTCATAGGTATCTCGAGAGTAGAAGGACACTTCATTTGGGCTGATACGGATCAAGGGGCCTGGTGGTATTGGGGTTAATGTTCCTGAGTACTGGCCGACTATTATGATTTGCTTACCTAGCCTTTCGTGTAGCTTGGGTAG
This window encodes:
- a CDS encoding cytochrome P450, which produces IISVYTSPLSKIPSAGFGAAFSRLAWAFPQEYNGTITLSLPKLHERLDPIEHAKRRRIMSQLFSRSKVPQLEKLISHHVERFIDKIRNSNPIIDIGVASRALEADIMSDFSFGTTLGAVDFWAGEKQLAMVEKNDEKATWMPVLTNFPLLCQFWERIEQSLYSLTGFRTKYSQGLADFQTWSRNSWQAALSADSEFGKPSISSPNLIQTLCNAGLPAGTALSEAGENLGPGTDTTSATLAHIIWALAHNSSYQDALYQDLASVSFATDMTTLENIPRLQACVKEGIRWAGAAAAMLPRIVPPGGIELHGTFIPEGPLQTVLTSSPIWYLHDTMAYPNPKLYDPYRWLSQDGKSLTQDSLRDRFYIPFSRGANICLGAHFSHLELYVSVSQFVRNFRFKPRNPSQSIIDNETWNLVLLPERKEWVAAVTVESLQVVTHERA